The Moorena producens PAL-8-15-08-1 genomic interval ACATCAGTGTAATTACGGTTAATAAGGTTAATAAGGTTAATAAATCGGTTGGCTGGGTAGTCCTAATTATCTTTACCAATCCTGTGCCAGACATGATCTATGGAAAATACATTGAATATTTGGTTTGGACAAGAGAAAACATTCTGTAGTTTGAGCAGAGATAAAATTGATTTGTACCTCAAGATTCCCATCCTCGCAGGACAATCAACAATTTATTATCCTAGCCAATTCGGAAAAGTTTACAGCCAGCAAGGGTTTCATTTGCTGGAAACCGACTCACAGTTGATAGGTGCTTTGGCACAACCAATAACCTATCCCCTAGCCGAGGATATATATAAGGTCTACCTGAGTTTGCTGGAAGTGACCCAAGGCTGGAATTTATGTAGAATTTGGAACTATATTCCCTACATTAACGATAAGACGGGAGGTCTGGAGAACTATAAATCGTTTTGTCAGGGTAGATCCCTAGCGTTTGAAAATTTTTATGGGGCAGACTTTCGGGTAAAATTACCAGCAGGAACTGGCGTGGGAATTGCTGATGACACCTATGGAATCTATTTCATTGCGGTGAAGGAAAACATCAGGAATGTGGAAAATTCCGAACAAGTTTCAGCCTACTACTACCCGTCTCAATATGGGCCACGTTCACCTAGCTTTGCTAGAGGAACTGTGATTAAACCCAATGGTAAGCGGATTGGCTACCTGTCAGGAACAGCTAGCATCAAAGGCCATCAGTCTGTGGGCAAAGGGGATATTGGCAAACAGTTTGATATCACCCTTGATAACATGGGGCTGGTGTTTGAAGGTATGGGCTTTAACCGTGGACTCCCAGATCCAATGCAAAGCGATCGCGCCTTCATCATTTACCTCCGCGATCCTTCTGATTTGCCAGTGGTTCAACAGATGGTTAAGAACAATTTCGCGGTTTCTGATCGGCTGATCTATTTGCATTCAAATATTTGTCGGGCAGATCTGGACATTGAAATTGAAGCCACCATCACTGAAAAGTAGCGATCGCATTTTTAGTTTTTAACCCTACCCTAAAAATAATGGAATTTGGTGTACAGTTTTTTCCCGATGTTAGCCCTCAACAGAAGTCAGGAGTCCAGTATTTTAACGAAGCTCTTGATCTGGTCAGTCTGTGTGATCAACTCGGTTATACTAGTATTAGGATTGTAGAACACTACTTCCATAGATATGGCGGATACAGCCCTAATCCCATCGTTTTTCTGACTGCTGCATCCCAGCGAACTCAAAACGCTCGCCTGATCACTGGAGCGGTTTTGCCTGTCTTTAACAATCCACTCAAATTAGCTGGCGAAATTGGTATGCTCGATGCCATTTCCAACGGACGTCTGGAAGTTGGCTTTGCTCGTGGATTTCTTCCCCATGAATTTGCCCGATTTGGGATTGATTTGAACGAGAGCCGCAGCCGCTTTGAAGAAGGGATGGAACAGGTACGTTGCCTGCTCGAACAAGAAAATGTGACCATGGAGGGTCAGTTTCATCGCTTTGAGAGCGTTACGTCTTTGCCCCGTCCTACTCAAACTCCCCGTCCTCCTTTCTGGGTAGCTGCTCTGGCTACCCCCGCATCCTTTGTGGCTGCTGGTAACAAGGGTTATGGAATCATGGCAATTCCTTTGGCAGGTGGGAAAATGGCTGAGTTAATTAAGCTATATCGAGATGCCTGGAAGTCCGCTGGTCATCCAGGCCAGGGTCGGCTAATGTTGGCTTTTCACATGTTCTGTGCCCCAACGGCTGAGAAAGCGATCGCAATTGCTCGTCAACCCTTGAACGACTATTTGAAATCTTTGGTAGAAGCGGCTTCTGATTGGTTAATGGATACCCATTCGGCGGACTATCATAGCTACGACAAAATCATTGCTGGACTAAAGCAGGAAACCTTTGAATCTCAGGTAGAGAAGGGAGCTGCTTGGATTGGTACACCTGAACAATTGCAATATACTATCCGTAGCTACTATGAACAAGTTGGGGGCTTTGACTTGGCTTCTATGCAGGTTAACTTTAACACCATTTCCGTAGAAAATGCTGCCGCTTCGATGAGGCTTTTTGCTAAGGAAGTGATGCCTTGTTTTTGTTAAAATAGATTTGATTCAATTTCACTTCAGGGGTACAATAAATAATGACGGATCCACTCTCTTTGTCCAAACTACTAAGCCCTTTTGAATTAGGTGATTTATCTTTAAAAAACCGAGTAGTAATGCCTCCTTTAACTAGAGGTAGAGCAGTTAATCTGGGTATTCCCAATGATTTAATGGTGGAATATTATACTCAAAGAACTGGAGTAGGTCTAATTATCACTGAAGGTACATTTATTTCCCCTCAAGCTAACGGTTGGGTAAATGCTCCTGGTATTTATACTCTGGAACAAACTGAAGGGTGGAAAAAAGTTGTTAGTGGTGTACACTCTAAAAATACGCCATTATTTTTGCAGCTTTGGCACTGTGGTCGGGCTTCTCATAGTAGTTTCCATGATGGTAAGCTAGCTGTTGCTCCTTCAGCCATTAAAATTAACGAAGAATATGTTCATACCCCTCAGGGAAAACAGCCTCACGAAACCCCACGAGCCCTGGAAACTGAAGAAATACCCCAAATAGTAGAAGACTATAAAAAAGCGGCTGAAAATGCCAAACAGGCAGGTTTTGATGGGGTAGAAGTTCATTCAGCTAATGGTTATTTACTGGACTCTTTCCTGCAATCTAAAACCAACCAAAGAACAGATAACTATGGTGGTAGTATTGAGAATAGATATCGTTTACTCAAAGAAGTAATCGAAGCTGTAATAACTGTTTTTCCAGTCAATCGAGTGGGGGTTCGTTTGTCTCCTAATGGTGTATTTAATGATATGGGGTCTGTGGATTATCGTGAAACATTTCTTTATGTAGCTAAAGAGTTAAACAGTTATGGGTTAGCTTATATCCATATATTAGATGGATTGGCGTTTGGATTTCATGAATTAGGAGAACCCATGACTTTGGCTGAGTTTAGAAACGTTTTTGATGGTCCAATTATTGGTAATTGCGGCTATACTCAAGAAACAGCCGAAGCGGCAATTCAAGAAGGTTTGGCAGATTTAGTTGCTTTCGGAAGACCGATTCTGAGTAATCCAGATTTGGTTGATCGCTTCGCTAATAATTGGCCTCTTAATCCTATTCCAGATGTGAAACTTTGGTATTCTCCAGGTAAAGAAGGTTATACTGACTTTCCTACTTATAAGACGGAAAACTAGCGAGGCTGTTACTAACTAAGTGTGATCTAGCCTGACATCTTAACCCTAAATGCCTTTAGGGTTTACAATTTTTTGACCGAACAGTGGTTCATTACGGGGCAGGTTCAACTCTTGCCTCTTGCCTGCTCCCTGTTCCCTGTTCCCTGTTCCCTGTTCCCTGATCCCTAACAGAAATTGTGTACTTCATAGCTATGAGACTTGTTCTATAATAATAGATAAACCAAAAAAAAACTACCAATAACATGCTGGAAGGGTTAGCAGTTTGGGGAATTTTTCATGCCGGTGGCTATCTCGCCAAAGAAGTGATCGGTCCTTTGGCAAAAGACGCTCTAGAAGACTACACTAAAGATTTTTTCAAAGAATCTATCAAAGATTATACCGGACTATCGGATCAAGATATCCAGAAAAAACTCTTGGTTAAAGCCTTAAAAGCTTTTGTGGCTTTAGTGGAAAAGGAATTAAAAGTTGCTGACCTATCTAAGCAAGAAATAAAACAGTATACTAAACCACTCAAGGAGTATATTAAGAACCAATCCGTTAAATCTATCCTGGGAAGTGGGTTTAAGTATGGCTGTAAACAAATAGATACCGATACATTAGCCAAGACTTGGGTTGAGCTAAAGTTATTACCATTACCGGAAGAATTTCGGTGGAAGTATATTGGTAAACACTATCTCAAGCAAGTACAAACTATCATCAAGCAATCGGATAAGTTACGGCCTATCTGGGATTCCCAAACGTTAGATGCGATCGCGTAGCGTAGCCCTTCGGGCTAATCGCAGAAAACACTAAAGCTACAGCAGGCATTATCCCAGGCTTTGACTTAAGGGAATATCAAGAAGCAATCCTAGAACGCTATGGTAATGTTAAATTAGATAGTTTAGATACCGATGGCTCTGCCTATAATCAACTAAAACTCTGGACGATATTTATCCCCCAAAATGTGCGAGAGGTTCATGACCTGATGCCAGAGGCGATTCATGAACTGCCTAAAGATTATTATCAAAAACTGCTAGAAAGTGGTCAACTAGAACAGGAAATTGACCAACAGGAGTTGAAACGAGCTAAAGAGCGTTATTATCAACAGCCGATAAAATCCGTATTGGATGTGATTAAGGACTCTCAAGGCTATCGGTATTTGGTAGTTTTAGGAGACCCAGGCTCTGGTAAATCTACTTTGTTGCAGTATTTAGCATTGGAGTGGGCAAGAATAGATCTAACTACTGACAGTTCTCAACCAATTCCCTTACTGATTGAATTACGCACTTATATCCGGAATCGCGATAGTGGACAGTGTAATAACTTCTTGGAATTCTGTCATCAAAGCAGTGGAGCGATATGTCATCTCAATCAACATCACCTTGATGAGCAGTTAAAAGCTGGTAAAGCCTTAGTGATGTTTGACGGGTTGGATGAAGTGTTTGAGCTAGGGAAACGAGAGGATGTAATTACGGATATTCATCGCTTTACCAATACCTATCCTAAAGTAAGAGTAATTGTGACATCTCGGGTAATTGGTTATAAACCCCAACGGCTACGGGATGCTGAATTTCGTCATGTTATGCTCCAAGACTTGGACTCAAAACAAATTCAAACCTTTATCGAGCAGTGGCATGAATTAACCTTTACTGATCAAGCCGATAAAGTTAGGAAACGGGAGCGCTTACAAAACGCAATTAAGACATCCTCCCCCATTCGACAACTGGGGCAAAATCCCCTATTACTAACCATGATGGCAATCCTGAATCGCAATCAAGAATTGCCTCGTGACCGCTCTGAACTCTATAACCAATCCTCTCGATTACTGCTCCATCAATGGGATGTGGAACGAGCATTACTAGAAGATAATCGTCTTGACCCAAAGACTATTGATTATCAAGATAAGCAACAGATGCTGGGAAAAGTGGCAGATTTCATGCAGGGTAATCAAGCAGGATTAGCAGGAAATCTGATTAGTGCAGAAGATTTAGAACGGATTATCTTCGATGAGCTGAAATCACGAGAGTTTACTAATCCCAGAGCGGTGGCTAAGGTAATGATTAATCAGTTGCGCACCCGCAATTTTATCTTGTGTTTCATGGGAGCAGATTATTACGCCTTTGTGCATCGGACATTTTTGGAATATTTCTGTGCTTGGGAATTTGTCAGGAAATTTGAGAAAACCCAGGAGATTTCCCTAGAACAGTTACAAACCCAGGTATTTTGTCAGCACTGGCAGGATGAATCTTGGCATGAAGTGCTGAGGTTGATTGTGGGCATGATTGATTCCAAGAAAGCTGGAGAGATTATTGAGTATTTGATGGCACAAGATGGAAGAAGGTATGAGTTTAGTAATCTATTTTTTGCAGGGGATTGTTTGTCTGAGGTTAGGAATCGCTATGAGATAAAATCAACGGATACTGAATTACTGAATCGCTTCAAAGACTTAACTAATTATGATCTAAATTATGATTATGAACCATATGGAGATGAGGCAGACTTAGTCCGTTATATTCGCACTAAAGCTTTTGTAGCAGTAGCCACCCATTGGCAAGACCATCCAGATACATTAGCCATACTTCAACAATCGGCTCGCTCTGATAAAAATTGGAGGGTGCGACGTGAAGCAATTGTACAGTTAGGTCAAGGTTACCAAGACCACCGAGATACATTAGCCATACTTCAACAATCGGCTCGCTTTGATAAAGATTGGTCGGTGCGACGTACAGCAATTGAACAGTTAGCTCAAGGTTACAAAAACCACCGAGATACCTTAGCCCTACTTCAACAATCGGCTCGCTCTGATAAACATTCGGGTGTGCGACGTACAGCAATTGTACAGTTAGCTCAAGGTTACCAAGACCACCGAGATACCTTAGCCCTACTTCAACAATCGGCTCGCTCTGATAAACATTGGAGGGTGCGAGCTACAGCAATTGAACAGTTAGCTCAAGGTTGGCAAGATCGCGTAGCGTGGCCTACGGCCAATCAGCCTTGGTTATGGGAATTTTTATGGGATCGCACTCTCAATGACCCCTTTGAGCGTAAGGAAAGCTGGTATGACAATCCTCGACAAGCAGCCCTTAAGGCCATCCTGGAACATTATCCTAACCATTCCCAAATCCGATCCTTATTGCAGGATAGAGCAGACCATGACTCCGATCCTCAACTGCGGGAGTTTGCTCAGAAGGAATTAGCCAAATTATCGAGCTTTTGATAGTAATCAAGTAT includes:
- a CDS encoding LLM class flavin-dependent oxidoreductase produces the protein MEFGVQFFPDVSPQQKSGVQYFNEALDLVSLCDQLGYTSIRIVEHYFHRYGGYSPNPIVFLTAASQRTQNARLITGAVLPVFNNPLKLAGEIGMLDAISNGRLEVGFARGFLPHEFARFGIDLNESRSRFEEGMEQVRCLLEQENVTMEGQFHRFESVTSLPRPTQTPRPPFWVAALATPASFVAAGNKGYGIMAIPLAGGKMAELIKLYRDAWKSAGHPGQGRLMLAFHMFCAPTAEKAIAIARQPLNDYLKSLVEAASDWLMDTHSADYHSYDKIIAGLKQETFESQVEKGAAWIGTPEQLQYTIRSYYEQVGGFDLASMQVNFNTISVENAAASMRLFAKEVMPCFC
- a CDS encoding alkene reductase; this encodes MTDPLSLSKLLSPFELGDLSLKNRVVMPPLTRGRAVNLGIPNDLMVEYYTQRTGVGLIITEGTFISPQANGWVNAPGIYTLEQTEGWKKVVSGVHSKNTPLFLQLWHCGRASHSSFHDGKLAVAPSAIKINEEYVHTPQGKQPHETPRALETEEIPQIVEDYKKAAENAKQAGFDGVEVHSANGYLLDSFLQSKTNQRTDNYGGSIENRYRLLKEVIEAVITVFPVNRVGVRLSPNGVFNDMGSVDYRETFLYVAKELNSYGLAYIHILDGLAFGFHELGEPMTLAEFRNVFDGPIIGNCGYTQETAEAAIQEGLADLVAFGRPILSNPDLVDRFANNWPLNPIPDVKLWYSPGKEGYTDFPTYKTEN
- a CDS encoding NACHT domain-containing protein translates to MREVHDLMPEAIHELPKDYYQKLLESGQLEQEIDQQELKRAKERYYQQPIKSVLDVIKDSQGYRYLVVLGDPGSGKSTLLQYLALEWARIDLTTDSSQPIPLLIELRTYIRNRDSGQCNNFLEFCHQSSGAICHLNQHHLDEQLKAGKALVMFDGLDEVFELGKREDVITDIHRFTNTYPKVRVIVTSRVIGYKPQRLRDAEFRHVMLQDLDSKQIQTFIEQWHELTFTDQADKVRKRERLQNAIKTSSPIRQLGQNPLLLTMMAILNRNQELPRDRSELYNQSSRLLLHQWDVERALLEDNRLDPKTIDYQDKQQMLGKVADFMQGNQAGLAGNLISAEDLERIIFDELKSREFTNPRAVAKVMINQLRTRNFILCFMGADYYAFVHRTFLEYFCAWEFVRKFEKTQEISLEQLQTQVFCQHWQDESWHEVLRLIVGMIDSKKAGEIIEYLMAQDGRRYEFSNLFFAGDCLSEVRNRYEIKSTDTELLNRFKDLTNYDLNYDYEPYGDEADLVRYIRTKAFVAVATHWQDHPDTLAILQQSARSDKNWRVRREAIVQLGQGYQDHRDTLAILQQSARFDKDWSVRRTAIEQLAQGYKNHRDTLALLQQSARSDKHSGVRRTAIVQLAQGYQDHRDTLALLQQSARSDKHWRVRATAIEQLAQGWQDRVAWPTANQPWLWEFLWDRTLNDPFERKESWYDNPRQAALKAILEHYPNHSQIRSLLQDRADHDSDPQLREFAQKELAKLSSF